Genomic segment of Deinococcus gobiensis I-0:
ATCTACGAGCGTGGCGAGGGTGAGGCGGGCCGACCGCCACTGAATCCCTCATCCCCATTACACGCCGGCGAGACGCCGCTCAGTAGCGAGGCTGCCTTGAAAGCCGGGCCGGGTCGGATCAGTTCTGCTGGCCGCCCTGCCGGCCACCTCGATCTGACCCCGCAGGTGCAGTCCGCCCTACTGGCCGAATACGCCCCGCCGGCGGTGGTGGTCAGCGGGCAGGGCGAGGTGCTGTTCGTGCATGGCCGCGCCAGCCGCTATCTGGCAATCCCGCAGGGGCAGGTACAGAACAATGTGTTCGAGATGGTGCCGGTCAGCCTGCGCTTGGCACTGCGCTCCGCCGTGCGCGAAGCTCACCACGCGCAGCGGCGGGTGACGTACCGGGGTTTGGTGGCCGCGCCACCAGGGGAGGTCGACACAGCCCCGGCCCAGACGCTCGACCTGACCGTCCGGCCCCTTTGGCCCGCCGGCGATGGGCCACTTCTGATCACGTTGCAGGAAACCGGCGAGGCCGCCGCCGAGGCCGCCGAGGCAGAGCGCGCCAGCGACGCCGGGCACAGCCTGGCCTTGGAGCTAGAACTCCGACACGGACGCGAGGCGCTGCGGGCCACGGTCGAGGAGGTGACCCGCTCGGTGGTGGAGCTCCGGACCAGCCATGAGGACCTCCAGACCAGCCATGAGGAGCTTCAGAGCGCGAATGAAGAGCTGATGACCTCAAAGGAGGAGCTCCAGTCGCTCAATGAGGAGCTGAGCACTGTGAACGCCGAGCATCAGGTCATCATCCAAGATCAGGTGCGCGCCAACGACGACCTGAACAACCTGCTGGACACGGCGGGCACGGCCATCCTCTTTCTAGGCAACGACCTGACCATCCGGCGGTTCACCCCACCTATTAACCAGCTCGTACGCCTCATGTCGGCCGACGTGGGCCGGCCGCTGGAAGACTTCAACGTCCTGCTGCGTCACAATATGCTGCTGGCGGAGACCCAAAGGGTGCTTGAAACCCTGGAACCCCACGAGGCACAGGTGCAGACCCTGGACGGGGAGTGGTTCCTGCTGCGGATCAATCCCTACCGCACGGCGGACAACCGCATTGACGGCGTGGTGGTGGCCCTGACCAGTATCGCTGTGGTCAAGGCGCTAGAATGGCGACTGGTCAAGTCGCTGAACTTGGATCGAGCGGCGCTTGACACGAGGCGTGACCCTTTGCTGCTGCTGGATCAGCACCTGCGCGTCGTAACGGCCAGCCAAGCCCTGCTGACGCTGCTAGAAAGTGAGCCAGACACCGGGGAACTCGCCTTTGACCTGCCTGAACTGCGCCGCCGGTTGCAGGCGGTCATTGCGACAGGGGAGCCGGCGTCTGGGTCGGCGAAGTTACGGATTGAGGAGTAAGACCTTAGGGGCGACCGGTCCGATAGAACGGTTCGGCGAGCGCGAGACGAGAAGTCCGACGGACATGTAGAGCAGCAGGACACGGTCTTTCCAAGCGGTTCGCAATTCAGCGCGGTGGCAATGGTAAGTTGAACTCCTCACACCCGACTATATGCCCTACTCTTCGCTTTCCTTCCCGGTGCCCCCAAGAGCATTCGGCCGCCAAGCTTCCACCGGCCCACTGAGGAGCCCCATGAACGATGTTGCTCAGCTGGAACAGCGCTTCGCCGCGCAGCAGCAGGACCTGCACGTTCATCAAGTCGAACTCGAGCAGCAGAACGAGGTGTTGCGTCAGACCAACATGGCGCTCGAGGAGGCCCGCAACCGTTACGCGGATCTGTTCGAGTTCGCGCCCGTCGGATACGTGGTCTGCGACAAGAGTGGGCTGATCGGGCAGATCAACGTGATTGGTTGTACCCAGCTCGGCGCGGCCCGCGGGCAACTCGTCGGTCGTCACTT
This window contains:
- a CDS encoding CheR family methyltransferase yields the protein MVGIGGSAGALDSYERFFLGLPPSTGLAFVVVPHLGPNAQGLMPDLLTRCTIMPVVQITDGQPLRANRVHIPPPGHSLSLEGGILRLEDLTQAGGHVIDYFFESLAADQQGQAVGIVLSGLGRDGTRGIGAIKRAGGWVLVEDPQTAEYSDMPRSAVSTGLADDVQPAPELAARLMGLTDVAPLLEEALGQGGDGSSAPLQTILRLVHAHSGHNFEHYKHAMLIRRIDRCMRERGIGDVSDYIQMLEASPDAVEALFQDFTINVTSFFRDAEAFEALKVHLRSAIRNHGRGQNPFRVWVTACSTGEEAYSVAIVLHELAGELVGDHRPRVQVFATDIDPVVVNTARQGLYPRDIAYIVSEERLQRFFQLRGDQYQVRAEVRNSVVFATHSTFADPPFTRLDLVSCRNLLIYVGPELQRQILTLFRYALRPAGLLFLGSSESLGTGQQGFTILDRHWKIYERGEGEAGRPPLNPSSPLHAGETPLSSEAALKAGPGRISSAGRPAGHLDLTPQVQSALLAEYAPPAVVVSGQGEVLFVHGRASRYLAIPQGQVQNNVFEMVPVSLRLALRSAVREAHHAQRRVTYRGLVAAPPGEVDTAPAQTLDLTVRPLWPAGDGPLLITLQETGEAAAEAAEAERASDAGHSLALELELRHGREALRATVEEVTRSVVELRTSHEDLQTSHEELQSANEELMTSKEELQSLNEELSTVNAEHQVIIQDQVRANDDLNNLLDTAGTAILFLGNDLTIRRFTPPINQLVRLMSADVGRPLEDFNVLLRHNMLLAETQRVLETLEPHEAQVQTLDGEWFLLRINPYRTADNRIDGVVVALTSIAVVKALEWRLVKSLNLDRAALDTRRDPLLLLDQHLRVVTASQALLTLLESEPDTGELAFDLPELRRRLQAVIATGEPASGSAKLRIEE